A region of Cardinium endosymbiont of Sogatella furcifera DNA encodes the following proteins:
- a CDS encoding zeta toxin family protein: MYIISGPNGAGKTTASFTILPEMLHCKEFVNADQIAWGLSPFNPDKVAIQAGRIMIARINELIQKGVNFALETTLASRRYVSLIKIAKNKNYLISLYYFWLSSVDIAKQRVQKRVENGGHNIPVDIIERRYKRSIVNLTTLYLPICDNWIILNSEHAHPELIAYKEISGQEQIINKHTWESILKKSKQ, from the coding sequence ATATATATAATATCTGGACCTAATGGAGCCGGAAAAACTACAGCAAGCTTTACTATATTACCTGAGATGTTACATTGTAAAGAGTTTGTAAATGCTGATCAAATCGCCTGGGGATTATCACCTTTCAACCCTGATAAGGTTGCTATACAAGCGGGAAGAATAATGATCGCTCGCATTAACGAATTGATACAAAAAGGGGTAAATTTTGCACTGGAAACAACTTTAGCAAGTCGGCGCTATGTATCCTTGATAAAAATAGCAAAAAATAAAAATTATCTTATATCCCTATATTACTTTTGGCTAAGCTCCGTTGATATAGCCAAACAAAGAGTTCAAAAAAGAGTTGAAAATGGTGGTCATAATATTCCTGTCGATATAATAGAAAGAAGATATAAAAGGAGTATAGTAAATTTGACAACCCTATACTTGCCTATTTGTGATAATTGGATCATTCTTAATAGTGAGCATGCTCATCCTGAACTAATTGCTTATAAAGAAATAAGTGGTCAAGAACAAATTATAAATAAGCATACTTGGGAAAGTATCTTAAAAAAGAGTAAACAATAA
- a CDS encoding integrase core domain-containing protein — MGKLKSLERFFRTLKYNYLFINEFKNIKALKEGIRSSITKYNYQRFHSSINYQKPINVYLNHLKMAA, encoded by the coding sequence GTGGGAAAGTTAAAGAGCTTGGAAAGATTTTTTAGAACCCTAAAATATAATTACCTCTTTATCAATGAGTTTAAAAATATTAAGGCATTAAAAGAGGGAATTAGAAGTTCCATTACTAAATATAATTACCAAAGGTTTCATTCTAGTATTAATTATCAAAAACCTATCAACGTTTATCTTAACCATTTAAAAATGGCAGCCTAG